The genomic window CTCTCCCGAGGTTTCGGGACGGAATTTGGGATCTATAGTATAAGTTGTAAAGATTACATTTTCATTAACCAGTTTTTCATCGAAACTTCATTTTCGATAATAGCTCTAAGTTCAGTAATTTTTACACGATCTTGTTTCATTGTATCTCTATGACGAATTGTAACTGTTTCGTCTTCAAGAGTCTGATGATCTATTGTGATACAGAATGGCGTTCCTAAAGCATCTTGTCTTCTGTAACGACGTCCTACAGCGTCTTTTTCATCATATGCCACATTGAAATCCCATTTCAAATCTTCGATGATTTTTCTTGAAATTTCCGGCAGACCATCTTTTTTAACCAACGGTAATACTGCTGCTTTTGTCGGTGCTAAAACTGCTGGCAGTTTTAAAACAGTTCTTGTAGAACCGTCTTCTAATGTTTCTTCTTTTAATGAAGTTGCAAAAACAGCCAGGAACATACGATCTAAACCAACAGAAGTTTCTACTACATATGGAACATAGTTTTCGTTTAGTTCAGGATCGAAATATTGTAATTTTCTTCCAGAATATTCTTCGTGTGCTTTCAAATCGAAATCTGTACGAGAGTGAATTCCTTCCAATTCTTTAAACCCGAATGGGAAATTAAATTCGATATCCGCTGCTGCATTTGCGTAGTGCGCTAATTTTTCGTGATCGTGAAAACGGTAATTTTCTTTTCCTAATCCTAAAGATAAATGCCATTTCAAACGAGTTTCTTTCCAGTATTCGTATGATTTCATTTCTTCTCCAGGACGTACAAAAAACTGCATTTCCATTTGTTCAAATTCACGCATACGGAAAATAAATTGTCTTGCAACAATCTCGTTTCTGAATGCTTTACCCGTTTGAGCAATTCCAAAAGGAACTTTCATACGACCTGATTTCTGAACATTTAAAAAGTTAACGAAAATACCCTGCGCCGTTTCTGGACGTAAGTATAAATCCATTGCGCTTTCTGCAGATGCACCCAGTTTTGTTCCGAACATTAAGTTAAATTGTTTTACCTCTGTCCAGTTTTTAGAACCAGTTTCAGGATCAGCAATTTCAAGTTCTTCTATCAAAGCTTTTACATCAGCTAAATCTCCGTTTCCTAAAGAACGTCCTAAACGCTCTCTGATTTCTTTTTCTTTAGCTAAATATTCAATTACACGAGCATTTGTAGTTACAAATTCTTGTTCGTTGAATGCATCGCCAAAACGAGCTTTTGCTTTGTCAATTTCTTTTTGTGCTTTTTGGTGAATTTTTTCAGCATGATCTTCAACCAAAACGTCAGCTCTATATCTTTTTTTAGAATCTTTATTATCAATTAATGGATCATTGAATGCATCAACGTGTCCAGAAGCTTTCCAAGTTGTTGGATGCATTAATATTGCAGCATCAAGGCCGACAATATTCTCATTCATTTGAACCATTGATTTCCACCAATATTCACGGATATTCTTTTTTAATTCGACACCATTTTGTGCATAATCATAAACAGCACTCAGTCCGTCGTAAACTTCGCTTGACGGAAAAATAAATCCGTACTCTTTTGCGTGCGAAACCACATTCTTAAATATATCTTCTTGTTTTGCCATAGTGATGCAAAAATATAAAAAGTACCTTTAAAAAAAAGAAAAATAATAAAGATTGAAGTATTCATTTTGTTACTTTTGTAAATAAAATCTCTCTTTTTGTGATTAATTACCTAATAAATCTATTTTTCCCTAAAGTCTGCGATGGATGCCGAGCTATTTTACTGCAGAATGAAATTGTTTTCTGTACTTCATGCCGTCACGAAATGCCTCTTACTCAATATCATTTAGACCCAAAAAATCAAGCGGTAAAAAAGTTTTACGGCAAAATTGACATTCAATTTGCTGCGGCATTTTTATATTTTAATAAAAAGGGAATGGTTCAGGAATTAATTCACAACCTAAAGTATAAAGGTCATGAAGAAATTGGAACTGTTTTAGGAAACTGGTACGCCGAAGATTTAAAAGAAATTCAATTAGCAATTTCTTTTGATGTTGTAATTCCAGTCCCTTTACATCCAAAAAAATTTAAGGAACGCGGTTACAATCAAGTTACGACTTTTGGAAAGGCTTTAGCCGAAGGTTTAAAAATTCCTTACGATGATTCTGTTTTGTACCGAAAGAAATACTCTAAAACGCAGTCTAAAAAGAATCTTTTGGGAAGATCTGAAAACATCGAAAATATTTTTGATGCAGTTTTAACAGAAGAAAATCAAAATAAACATTTTCTAATTGTTGATGATGTTCTCACTACTGGTGCAACACTCGAAGCTTGTTCGAGAGCATTATTAAAAATTCCAGGAGCAAAACTAAGCATTGTCTGCATGGCAATGGCGAACTCTTAGTGTAAAATTTCAATAAAAAAAATCCAAATTCCAATTAGTATTGGAATTTGGATTTTTTTATTTGGTACTTAAAATTTTTTAATTCACTAAAATTTTCCTGATTGTTCTTTTATCTCCGTCTATAACAGTAACTAGATAAACTCCATTTGGCACATTTGGCAATTGAACATCTTGAATGAAGTATCCAGAACCTTGGAAAGTATTACTGTATACGTATTTGCCTAAAATATCATGGACATAAATTTTCACTTCACTTACTGAATCTCGGTTAAATTGAACCGTAAAATTTCCTTTGTTTGGATTTGGATATAGGGCAAAATCTATATTTTCAAAATCTGAATTTCCGAGTGTATATGTTGTATTACAGATATTTACAGACGCTGAATTTATTGTTCCAAAACCTCCAGTGACTGCATCTTTAACGCTAAAAGTCCAATTTCCCTGCGAATTTTCCCCATTAAAAGCACTTAACGCACTGGCTGGAATTACAATCTGACTTGTGGTTGTATTACAATTTAGAGCGTTTCCGCTGTCATCAAATTGAAGTGCTAAAGTGGAATTTGTAGTACCGCAGCTTTTATTAAATAAGGTAACAACTTTGCCGCTTGGACTTACAATCTGCATTTCTAAATCTTCAAATCTAGCATGTGTCACGTTAACCGAAACATTTACATCAGAAATAGTTCCAATCGAAGCGGGCACCGTAACTGTCTTACTTAAAAAATTTGAACTAGTTCCTATAGCATAACCGCCTTCAAAATTAAATGTGGAACAATTTGTAGAAACTGTGTAACCTATTGCAAAAGGAGCACTATTTACGGCGTAATAAATATTATTTACCGGCTCTATTAAAAGTCTGCAATTTGTAGAGGCTTCAATATTGGATGGAACCAAAACAGTTTCTGAACCGTCATTTAATATATTTGACGCTAAAGTTATTGGAAAGGTCAAACCTCCATCCAGAGATAATTTTATATTTACATTTGATGATCCTGGAAGTGTGTTTGTATTATTGACACTCCAATTAATTGTTTGTGTTGAGCCTTTTTGCCATGCTACATCACCAGTATTTTGTGATGTTACTGCAAATGGCCCTGCAGCAGCGCTTACTGTAACAACCATTGCATCTGTGTACGTTTGTGCGGTTCCTTCTGGTGCATTGTCTCTTCCTGTCAAAGTAAAATTCATTGTTTTCGCAATTGAAGAAACAGATTCCCAGGTTGTTGTCAATTGATTATTCAATACAGAATTCAAAGCCGGCATGTAACGAACAGACGAAGTTGTTGGAGGCAGGGATCGAAACATTGGTCCGTTTGGTTTTGTGGCATAAGCAATACTATTTGCACCTGAGGTAGTAGTAGCATTATCAAGCTGTTCCCAAGAATAAGTAATGGTATTTCCTTCAGAGTCTGAACCTGTTCCTTTTAAAACAAATGCTGTACTAATTGGAATCGTATAGTTCGGACCTGCATCAATTACCGGTGGATTATTGATAATTGGAGTAGTAACGGGACAAGTTTTTCCGGCTAAATTATTCTGTATTTGATTAATACTTGCATACGAGAAATAATCATCTGAATTACTCTGAACATCATAATTTGTAATCCCAGCATAGGCCATAATGGTTGAACCACTTCCTGGCTCATAACTTGTTCCTAATCCTTCGAGAGCATGAGAGAAAGTATGTGATGCGCCTAGTTGATGACCCATTTCATGCGCCACAAAATCAATATCAAAAGTATCGCCTTGTGGTCTTGCATCTTTTGGAGATGTAAATGCACTGCCCTTTGCCAAAGGATTACTGGATGTTGGGCTAACACAAACACAACCAATACAATTCGCAAGACCTCCCCCGCCTGAAGCCCCAAACAAATGTCCGATATCATAATTGCCATCACCAATCACATTGGTTAATGTAGTTTGAACTTGTTGTCCCCAAGTTGGATTACTTTCTGCCGCTCCAATTGAAGGAATAGAATAAGGGTCTGTAGAAGCATCTGTATAAATAACAGCATCATTATTAGCCACTAAAACGAGTTTTACTGAAAGATCTCTATCAAAAATTCCATTAACACGGCTAAGGGTTGCGTTCATACCTGCCAATGCTGCAGCTTTTGTTCCGCCGAAATATGTAGTATATTCCGCTGTGCAGGATAATGCTAAACGAAGTGTTTTAAACTGTTTGGCATTTGAAGCTGTTTTTGCTGTAGATCCAGTTTTATTCTCTGAAATTGAATTAGCTGTTTTACAATCCAGCAGCATCTTTGAATCTGCATTATCTATAGATTTAAACAAAACATATTCTGACTTATTATCTGGGTTTTGCTCAATATACTCAGTTGGTTTTTCCAAACGAAAAACCATAGTCTGCATTCCGATTGGAGCAACGCTAAAATGAATTTTAGCATTTTTATCATCTATTCCTCTTCCTTCATAAGCTCTAATTTCTGGATATTTAGCTTGTAATTCTGGATCAAAATTCGAAGATTCCCAAACCGAAAAACGTTCTAATTTTCCTTCTGTATTCGGAATTGTAATTTCTGTCCTATTGCTTACAGCCAATTTACTTGTCGTTGAAGCAAGTTTGGCAGAAAGCAGATCGGTATTCAATTTATAATACACTTTTGCATCTGAAATACCTGCCTTTCGCGAAAGCGATGATGAAGAGGTTACTTTTTGCCACAAAACATCATTCTGGGCAATACCATTTGCGCAACACAAAACAAGAAATATATAAAGTAGTTGTTTTTTCATACTGTAAGATATATAAATCAAAATTACTTCAATTAATTTAAATTGTACAATATATAAGACAATTAATGTTTTTTAATCGACGAGTCAGCTTATTTTCACAAAAAGAAATATATCCTAACTAAAATTCGATTTAGCTATTATTATATTTAAAACAGAATAGTATAAATTTGCAGCATCTTAAATAATTTGTTTTGAAGCTCTTTCATTCTATAAACGATTTTCAGTCGACCAAGAAAACAATTTTAACTCTTGGTACCTTTGACGGCGTGCATATTGGTCACAAAAAAATTCTGGAACGAATTACACAAAATACTGAAAACGGAAAATACGAAAGTCTGGTACTTACATTTTTTCCGCATCCGCGAATGGTGCTTCAAGAAAAATCAGAAATAAAATTGCTGAATACTATTAGCGAAAAAATAAAACTTCTTGAGGCTACTGGCATTGAAAATTTAATCGTTCATCCGTTCGACGAAAGTTTTTCAAGACTTACTGCAGAAGAATTTGTTCATACTATTTTGGTTGATAAATTTCAGATTCACAAAATAATTATCGGACATGATCATCGTTTTGGACGCAATCGAACTGCAAACATTGATGATTTAATTGCTTTCGGAAAAGAATACGACTTTGAAGTCGAACAAATTTCTGCTGAAGAAATTCAAGATGTTTCGGTAAGTTCAACCAAAATCAGAAAAGCTTTAAACGAAGGAAATATGGCTTTGGCCAATGAATATTTAGGATACAATTACTTCTTAAACGGAACGATTGTAAAAGGAAAACAGCTGGGAAGAACAATTGGTTTTCCTACTGCAAATATTCACATCGAGGAAGAGTACAAACTAATTCCAAAAATTGGTGTTTACGTTGTAAAAGCTCTTGTAAACGAAGAAATTGTTTACGGAATGATGAATATTGGTTTCAATCCGACTGTAAATGGCGAAAAACAAACTGTCGAGGTTCATCTTTTTAATTTCGACAAAGATATTTATGAGCAAAATATTCAAGTATCGTTGCTGCATTACATTCGCGAAGAACAGAAATTTGGCTCTGTAGATGCGCTGAAAGACCAGCTTAAACAAGATCAAAACCAAGCTTTAGCTTATATAAATCTTCTCTAAAAAATCTGATTCTGTAGTTTTTTCCATTTTTAAATCATTGTAGTTATTTTTTTAG from Flavobacterium fluviale includes these protein-coding regions:
- a CDS encoding glycine--tRNA ligase — its product is MAKQEDIFKNVVSHAKEYGFIFPSSEVYDGLSAVYDYAQNGVELKKNIREYWWKSMVQMNENIVGLDAAILMHPTTWKASGHVDAFNDPLIDNKDSKKRYRADVLVEDHAEKIHQKAQKEIDKAKARFGDAFNEQEFVTTNARVIEYLAKEKEIRERLGRSLGNGDLADVKALIEELEIADPETGSKNWTEVKQFNLMFGTKLGASAESAMDLYLRPETAQGIFVNFLNVQKSGRMKVPFGIAQTGKAFRNEIVARQFIFRMREFEQMEMQFFVRPGEEMKSYEYWKETRLKWHLSLGLGKENYRFHDHEKLAHYANAAADIEFNFPFGFKELEGIHSRTDFDLKAHEEYSGRKLQYFDPELNENYVPYVVETSVGLDRMFLAVFATSLKEETLEDGSTRTVLKLPAVLAPTKAAVLPLVKKDGLPEISRKIIEDLKWDFNVAYDEKDAVGRRYRRQDALGTPFCITIDHQTLEDETVTIRHRDTMKQDRVKITELRAIIENEVSMKNWLMKM
- a CDS encoding ComF family protein; protein product: MINYLINLFFPKVCDGCRAILLQNEIVFCTSCRHEMPLTQYHLDPKNQAVKKFYGKIDIQFAAAFLYFNKKGMVQELIHNLKYKGHEEIGTVLGNWYAEDLKEIQLAISFDVVIPVPLHPKKFKERGYNQVTTFGKALAEGLKIPYDDSVLYRKKYSKTQSKKNLLGRSENIENIFDAVLTEENQNKHFLIVDDVLTTGATLEACSRALLKIPGAKLSIVCMAMANS
- a CDS encoding zinc-dependent metalloprotease, yielding MKKQLLYIFLVLCCANGIAQNDVLWQKVTSSSSLSRKAGISDAKVYYKLNTDLLSAKLASTTSKLAVSNRTEITIPNTEGKLERFSVWESSNFDPELQAKYPEIRAYEGRGIDDKNAKIHFSVAPIGMQTMVFRLEKPTEYIEQNPDNKSEYVLFKSIDNADSKMLLDCKTANSISENKTGSTAKTASNAKQFKTLRLALSCTAEYTTYFGGTKAAALAGMNATLSRVNGIFDRDLSVKLVLVANNDAVIYTDASTDPYSIPSIGAAESNPTWGQQVQTTLTNVIGDGNYDIGHLFGASGGGGLANCIGCVCVSPTSSNPLAKGSAFTSPKDARPQGDTFDIDFVAHEMGHQLGASHTFSHALEGLGTSYEPGSGSTIMAYAGITNYDVQSNSDDYFSYASINQIQNNLAGKTCPVTTPIINNPPVIDAGPNYTIPISTAFVLKGTGSDSEGNTITYSWEQLDNATTTSGANSIAYATKPNGPMFRSLPPTTSSVRYMPALNSVLNNQLTTTWESVSSIAKTMNFTLTGRDNAPEGTAQTYTDAMVVTVSAAAGPFAVTSQNTGDVAWQKGSTQTINWSVNNTNTLPGSSNVNIKLSLDGGLTFPITLASNILNDGSETVLVPSNIEASTNCRLLIEPVNNIYYAVNSAPFAIGYTVSTNCSTFNFEGGYAIGTSSNFLSKTVTVPASIGTISDVNVSVNVTHARFEDLEMQIVSPSGKVVTLFNKSCGTTNSTLALQFDDSGNALNCNTTTSQIVIPASALSAFNGENSQGNWTFSVKDAVTGGFGTINSASVNICNTTYTLGNSDFENIDFALYPNPNKGNFTVQFNRDSVSEVKIYVHDILGKYVYSNTFQGSGYFIQDVQLPNVPNGVYLVTVIDGDKRTIRKILVN
- a CDS encoding bifunctional riboflavin kinase/FAD synthetase, which codes for MKLFHSINDFQSTKKTILTLGTFDGVHIGHKKILERITQNTENGKYESLVLTFFPHPRMVLQEKSEIKLLNTISEKIKLLEATGIENLIVHPFDESFSRLTAEEFVHTILVDKFQIHKIIIGHDHRFGRNRTANIDDLIAFGKEYDFEVEQISAEEIQDVSVSSTKIRKALNEGNMALANEYLGYNYFLNGTIVKGKQLGRTIGFPTANIHIEEEYKLIPKIGVYVVKALVNEEIVYGMMNIGFNPTVNGEKQTVEVHLFNFDKDIYEQNIQVSLLHYIREEQKFGSVDALKDQLKQDQNQALAYINLL